The Cottoperca gobio chromosome 8, fCotGob3.1, whole genome shotgun sequence genome contains the following window.
CATAGCAGACTAACTCTGTGAGAccaaacattgttcaaacacacatttatggaATATAAATTCTAGTGAAGACCACAAATTTCCaaagaaactaaaatatgtaaatgtttatacaCAACATATGTAAAATATTTCCAATTGAGGGAGCGGTGCAGCAGTCAAATTAAACTGATACAGAATATATGTATGATACTGTCACAAAGTGAGGGTTAAGATGATTTTAAGAAGCTACTTAAGGGGGAACAAATGGACATAAACTGATTTTGCATCACTTGTTGCAGCGACTTGGATTTTGACCAACGTTTTCTGTCTTGGTTATCATAGTAATGAACGCAGACATGTTATTTGGTCAGGACTGAAATTAAGGACAATATAACCCAGTCTCCATTTGTATGAACAGTCCATGGAAACGATTAGTATTTGGTATcctagaatataaatatatgagtTTGCAGGTGTATATAACTACTATCTCTATTGTAATAGTTGCATTTCATATTcataagttaaaaaaaaaggacaatttcattgtatttataagtttggttaaatatatatatatatatatatatatatatatatatatatatatatatatatatatatatatatatatatttattagtaCTTCAGAGTAGGTGTGCTTATTGTATGGTAAAAGTAGCAGACATAACTGCTTAACATTAGCCTAGGACAGAGACAAGCATGCACAAAGTTCCTTAAGGGGGTCCTCCTTAAAACTATATTTAGAGTAGGAACTTGATAGGGTCTTGATAGGACTCTCTGAAGGTCGCAAACTTTACTTCATAAGACTTGATAAAGCATGAAAATGTGTACATATAAACACCAGCCAGGACACCAGCTATGTTTGCTATCATCCAGTTTCAATGTGTCCAACCTTCTCAGCCTTAGCCAGGTAGATCCACAGCTTCCTCCAGGTTGTGAATTTCTTCCTGTCACTGAAGTTGTAGGCCATTTCCTTGCTAGCATACCTCGACACCAACGGGGAACGGTACTTCATGAACTCGTCGACTTCCTCCATGTTTGTTAGACGAGGTGTTGTCCACTAAAACACAAAAGTTTGCCCTGCaccttcacacaaacacacacactagcttTCCAAGTAGCCGCGCCGACTTCAGCCTGTAGCATCACATGGACAAGGAAAGCTGTTTACGACACTTCAAGTCTGCGTACGGCGTGAGGTCTGCGTACGACACTTCTAAAGGTGTACGGCAGAGTGGCAGGTCATCGCCTAATTGCTCTTCAATTGTTTGTTCAAAACAGCTGCGACGCAACAGAGTTAAAACAGCGCCCCAGTACGTGAAAGTACGGCTAGTACGCCGACAACCGttacaaaatgtaacaatatggtttttaattttaattttaaagtgcgtacataatgtttttaaacCTCTGTCTTACGTGATTTTGCTTGGGTCCGTGAATGTATCTCGTCATATAGCGTACATAATTACTCTTTTCAGGAGCCAAGGATGAGCTCAGGCATTCAGgatgatttatatatttttttagctCAACGTCGGTCAGAAAGGACTCACACTGAGGTGACAGTGCTTTTAATGCAATGCAATTAGACAGCGTCGCACAATCAGCTGCTATTTATGGGAGCCTTTATGTATTATGTAAGCTGTGGCTGTATGTcttatatcaatatttaaatgcattcaTGCAGCATACATCCCCTCCCTGCAtcacaacaatgtgttttatgtctGCAGGCATCATATAAAtagttgtgtttgtgcatgatgCAGCAGCTGGGGAATACATCCAGCTGTAAACAGAGAACACagtgctccctctctctctttctttctctctttctctccctctctctctgtctatccaTCTTTCTATCTGTCCTCCTGCCCTGACTGCAGTCTGCATACAGTGCCacgctgttgctgctgctgctgctgctgctgtgtgataCGAGCAAGTGGGAGGAACAGCTTCCTCTGTTttgcctaaaaaaaaaatgaggaGACATCttcctggagctgctgcagcaggggTGGATTTGGCTTCCATTCTCCTGCATTGCTCAATCTTTCCCCTTTGCTCGGACAGATAAATAAGACGAAAGACGGAGCACTGGGAGAcgaggagaaagggagagaagctACAGAGGAAAGGACGGAAAAGAGCCATAGTGGGGTGAGGGGGTGTGGAGgataatagatttttttttttaaaaggggaagagggggagaggtTGAATGGCAGAGGGGGtatgaagagagagggaggcagggatAGACACAGGGATAAGAGGATAGAGTGAGTAACACTGCAGTAGAATGAGggttagagagaaagagagagccaAGAAGTATTTGAGCTGCCAGCCTTTCGCACGCCACTCAGGATCCGTCGCTTTCTGAAGAGGCAAGAAGAGGAATCCACCGTGGAGgcgagaaggagaaggaggaggggggctgaggaggaggaagccaGAGGTTCTACACACAAGATGGCTGCTGTGTCCTCTGCCTCTGACACTGGTGAGTGGGTTTTCATCCTTTACTGCACACCTCGCCGCAggtccccccacccccctttcATCACCATTCATTCAGTCACAGCATCCGGGGTAAACCCTCAGAGCCATTTCATGTATGCAACCAAAACATCCACAATACTGGGAAACTGTTGCTGGAGTCAACTTCCTGTGTTTAGCAGTGCACATGGAAAGTGTCAGCAGTGGTAAGTAACATTGGTAAATCAATTaacttccctctcctccctctatgTTTCCCTCTCGTCATACGCACAGAGTAGGTATCGTTCCTCTTGCCATCCTCTGAATAATTACATCTGTGATATCCGTTTATCGAAACATTTATCCCCTTCATGTATAACTTTTGCTAAATCATATTGTGTCCACATGCCATTCTCTCTGGAGGTAGTCCAAGGTTCTTCCTCTCTGACCCAATTTTTTGCAAAGGCTAAggacagaggaaaacaaagaggaTGCATGCTGGGAGGGAGCTtagggggagagaaggggatACAGACAACAGTGAAAGAGGAGACATTTAGGGAGGAGAGGTATAAGGTAACAAGGAGTGCAGATAAGAAGGGCACAACCAGGAAATCTAAAGGTTATATGTTGAAGTGGAAAGAATGCATAAGCTTCCCACTGAAGACAAAGCACTTTGTGGACAAGACCATACTTTAGAGACAGAATAGGAGattaaaacagaataaagaTCATTTCCTCTGAGGGCCAACATGTAGCtgtcagaaaataaaatcaacaaaccCGTCCTTGTGGGGAACCTCCAGTCTAATCTTTCTGTGTTTCAACAGGGGACCCCAGGGGCCGACACCCCCCTGAGCGCAGACTGCTGATCCTCGGGGGGCCACAGTCTGGTAAGACCTCCACCGCCAACAGCATCCTGGGGGATGAGGTCTTCGATGTTGGAACGGAGACTACTCACAGCAACGTGGGCCAGACGGAGATCTACGGCCGACGGGTCACTGTGGTGGACACCCCGCCATGGGCCATTCCCAGGGACCCGGAGGACAACACAGAAGCTGACAACGAAGATAATGCCGGCGCAGAGTCAGAAAACCCGTCGCGGCCCCCGCAGAGCCTAGACAATGAGGGGCCATGCATGGGGGCCATTCTCTGCCCTCCTGGACCCCACGCCATCCTGTTGGTGGTGTCGGTCACCCAGCCCTTCACTGACACGGAGAAGAGGGCCGCAGATGAGCAGCTAGGGGCCCTCGGTGGAGGGACCTGGAGGTACTCCATGGTGGTCTTTACTGGGGTGGACAAGCTGCCCAAAGGGGTCTTTATTGAAGAACACATAGCGAACACTGGAGAGGCCCTGCAGTGGCTGGTGGAGAGATGCGGAAGCAGGTacaatgtttctcttttcctccatgtctcttctctctttgagTACACAAATCAATGTTATCAAtctgtaaacaaatacaaacctGGAGGGCGCAGACCTACCTCAAGGCCAAATGCCCTATCTGGCAAAGTTAATGAAAGTGAAGAGTCATTTGTGTATCTGCTCTGCAAAATgttatgggttcttccttggcccatgctacacccttccaccaagtttcatgaacatcggGCCAGAGAAACTTGTGTCTATTAAATCTAATCTATtaaattgcctcaagtgatgtccCTTGAGTCAGCGTCGGTTAGACTGAAAGCTACACGTTtgaaaattaatcaaatctgcGGGTGTGGAGCAACATAAGCTGCTACTAGCATAGCACACCCAAATCTCCGACTGAACTGTTGAGTTTAAAAAAGATTGGTCAAAAACGAAGCTGCAGAGGCCGAGATaacctgacttttagtccctaTACTATCAATCCTACCATGTTCACTTATATAGTAAACATGGTAGTATCAAGCTTTAAGTCTCAAGCCCAAGCTGTGATAACCCCGATGACCTcaccagttttgtttttgtcaaattttGGAAAGCTCCCTTCAGAGGCACAGAAGccattatatatttacatgttttcacaggctgagtagAACTCATCATGATGAGTAAAGTGAACTTTatgtgtaaaattggtggaGGGCCCCTATAAAAATGTGTTGGTTTTTTTTCACCTGCAGGTACCATGCGTTTGATAACACTCgaaaagaaacagaagacaACACGCAGGTTCCGGAGCTGATGGAAAAGGTGGAGGAAATGATCACTGACAACCAAGGTTTGTTTTCGGCATTAGGTAACATTAATATTAAGTGCATGCATTATTAATGAATACATCAACTGATTGAAAACAGTGGATAATGTATTGTTGCTGTCACGCAGGCTGGTACTTTGAAGTGAACGAGTTGATTTTACTGGAGGAAGAGCAGGCCAGGAGAGCTCTGGAGGAAGAAAGGATGAGGATGGAGGAGCACGTTAGACAGAGGGACCAGATGATCGGAGGACCTCCCAGaggtatgggggggggggtgttgtgtgtgtcagagtgtgttaatgtgtgcaAATGAGTCAGTCATgcatgaaagagagagagagtgcacgTGTCATAATGCTGCTCCAGAGAAAACCAACTCCAGAATAGTTGTTCTAGGAAATAGCTTACTCATTGTTGTCattcaatattttctttctttttctttgttttaatttgtaattAGTGCAGTGTTCGTGGGCATGCAGGGTGCATGCCCGGTCAGAGCGGGCCAATAGCTTGGCCCCCAGAAGTGCTTCTAGCAGCTTTTTCTCGAGAACCGTTTAGCACAAATCGTTCAGAAAAGATTTTGTAATATAAACCTTGCCCACAGCATTTGAGCAAACTTTGAGGACCAACTATTGCAAAACTGTATGAAACATCAAAAATCTGGCTTGGTCCAGAGATGTTCTGTAGCAAATGTGGTGATGACTCAACATTTGTAGGAGGATTAGTCGAAAagtgattgtatagaagtctatgagaaaatgacccttgTTCTCACTTGaactaaatattttataaatgagtTTCTAGTCTCAACTAGTTTAAAGTCTTCTTAATGCAGcattatgttcatttagtaaattatggccCCATTTAGAATAATATAGACAGTAAAGCAGGATAGGCTTCAGggtgtggctaccttgtgattgacaggttgttACCACACGGTGTTGTCCGTTTTGGGTGCTCTCCGTGTTTTCTTCATAAGACTTTAacactttcacagtgtgttttcagttcgtAAAAGTTAATTGCAACATTTTGATTGCCtacaaatgtcttgttcagcgtcCGGTTGTATTCTGCTCCATAAGCCACAAACTAATGGGTGACGTCActgtgactacgtccacttcttatatacagtctatgttctGGACCCACAGAATCCAgggcaaaaatatttttaaatttgaCTTACAGTTCAAAGTTACAGGTCAAACATCTGGCCAAATTGCACCACTTTCAACACTGCTCTCTATTGTGTCCCCAGCAATACACCCACCAAATGTGAAGTCGATCGGATGAACGGTTCTTGAGATATGCGAAGGACAcgcatacatacagacagagattcCTTGCCTTATAGTTAGATAGTTTCTTATTCTCTCATACTGTTCCATCTTCCCCTCCTTATCTTATTcattctttgtctgtctttctgtgtttaCAGAGTTGAGACTGCTCTTATTAGGCTGGAAGGGCGTTGGAAAGAGTTCGGTGGGGAACTCCATCCTGGGCCGTCGGTACTTTGAGTCGGGCCAGGAGACGGAGCTATGCCTCAGGAGGCAGGCGCTCGTATCCGGCCGTCGGATCACAATCGTCGACACCCCTGGCTGGGACTGGTTCTCGGTGAGGCGAACCCCAAAGCGCATCCGCCAGGAGTCCCAGCGCGGAGCTGCCCTCCTGCGACCTGGACCACACACCCTGCTGCTGGTCCTCCCCGTCGTCTCGTCCCTCACCGCCAGGAAGAGGCGGACACTCTTGGCTCACATAGAGACTCTTTTTGGTGACAGTGCGTGCCTCCACACCATGGTGCTATTCAGCTGTGGCGATTGGCTGGGCCGCACGCCCATCGAAGAGCACATTCTTAGAGGTGGACGAGAGCTGCAAAGACTACTCGAATTCTGTGGGAACTATTACCACGTCCTGGACAGTAAGATTCCTGGCAAGGACAGGAGTGTGTCAGTCCTACTGGATAAGATGGAGGAGATGATCAGAGAGAACGGGGACAAGGCCTTCCTCCCCATACAGACTGAGTGGTGTAAGTCAcacatgtttattttcattcaaatatccCAAGTGTTTAGGGTGTTTATGTCTAAAGGTTGTCTGTCTAATCACTGAAAATGTCTTATTATACATCTTTCTAACGTAcctgtgttgtgtttgacaGTGAGTGAGGAGAGCTCTTACTCCTCTGACAACACGGAGCCTGAGGATGACTGTCGAGGATGCCAGGTGCAGTGAAACGATGGCACTCAAAGAAAAGTGGAAATTCTCCAACCCAAATGACACTTCTCGTAACTTAAACCTCATCTAGATATCCCGCTCCAATCCCAAAGAGTTTTAGGGAAAACAAATGGCTTAGAACGGGGAGTCTCGTCATGAGTAGCTATTTTGTTAGAAAGACCGAACTGATCGCTAAACAAAAGCTCTACATGGACTGAAAGTGCAAAATCTCCTCAAACCCAAGAGGAGGAGAAATATATTGCTTCTGCTTCAAGGGACCAGGGCTCGATCCCTGTCCGTGAGCATGTACACAGATATTAACTGCTGCTAAAGAGACCCTGTTTCAACACTGCAGAGTAAAGAGTTACTCGTAACTATGTCTTCAGACTCCACTGATACAAGTTTAAAGCGTAAAGTCAAAATCAAAAGAAGACAATATTATCATGACTAATCAGATTTGGCGTTAGGACTCATGTTTGCACTAAGTTTGTCTCTCTTTGAAGACTTTGCAATGCAAGGATAATTCATTGTTTCAAATTTCCAACAGGTCCAGTTTGCGTacacaaagacaacatttaaaCAGCCCAGAAATTGTAAACAAAAGTAATTTGGTGGAAATGTTCAATTATTGGTCATACATTTGGCTCGACTGCGTGATGTGCTTTCCTACCCTGGGACAAGAGTATCCGGATGAAGCATTAGGTTGTTAAATTTGAACCATTTAGCGGCTGTCTAGTTAGCTAGCTTGCTTGCTAATTCCACTGTGCTTTCATGCTACTATGGCTTCAGAAAATGAGCTGGGTCTAAACGGTCCATCCGTCACTCCCCACAGCTAGGAGACTACGAAGCTGCTGACTGCTGTCCTACCAGAGAACTACTTCTAGTCTTCTAGTGGCGGGGAGTGAGACAGAGGGGCTGTGGGCTGCGCTAGTGAGCTAATTATGTCTCATTTGTGGTCTGATAAACAGTAAATTCATCAAATTCAGTGTTAGCAAATACGCAAATAGGCTACTAGTTCACTGGTCACcaaaaacaggtaaacaaaaagtttttttattttcccatgAAATGACACATAAATGGTCGGCTTCTTGTGATTCGAATGGTGTTCACACCAGAGTTCACTTGACAGTGGTCCGAGACCACCGCTTTCAAGGTGGATCATGGAGCGGTTATTTGGTCCGCACCAGAGTTCAAGTACTGCGTTCACACAGACCCAAACAAACCGCATCAAAGGGTTGAACGCTCCAGGGTTCAACCGGACCAAACAAGAGTTGTGTGAAAGCTCCCTAAGAGTAACATTTCTATATATGACTTGTATCATGAAATTGGACAGGATTTTACAACATAGTCATCCCCTTCTACATTAAGTGCCATTACTGTCATTCACTTCAAAATAGTTTGAATCAGAAAGGGTTCAATGGAAATGGTTTGAGTGAAAGTGAACGATTGAATATCAAACCGAAAACATGGACAAGTGGGACTAAAGATAATAATGTGTGCTGGAATGTgtgcaaacaaatgtaaaaaataaagtgaagaGAATTGTTTGTGCACTCGGGTATCATATATCATGTACACATTCAGACGAGCGATATTAAAACAGTCGTTGTTAACATTTGATTAGTTTCTGCTCAGGGAGTCACGGTTGAATTGCTTCCTCCAGGGCAAAATCTGGTACATTTACAGAAACGCTGATTAATGCTGATTGCTAAACTGCAGACGTAAGTCACATATTAATTCAGAGAGTTTTCTTTCAGTGAGTATTTGCTTCAGTTTGCTGGAAGTAAAAGAGAGTCTGTGTTTGCACTTTGGTCGTAATTGGTTCCTTTGGTTCTCGTGTGctgaaaaaactaaattgaatCAATCTAACTAAATCATTCTGAGCCCAACTCTGCTGTAACGTTCATGCTCACGAGCAGCAAAGAACAGTTACAGGAGAGGCTGAATTGAAACTGTGTGCAGTCTCAGATCCCTGCGGAGCAACTCGAGCTGGCTCTGCTTCGCTGTTTGTGGTCATCATGCATTCAATGCATTTATCGACTAGGTAGATTCAGCTACGTGCCTCAGCATCAAAGCGGGAGAGTGGGAGTACTGTGCAGCCCTGCGGCAGGGCAGTATCCTATAGGCTACATCAAGCTTTCGCATGCTACAGAAACAACATAACCTCATGAACCATTTTGAGCTCACATAGGGCTTTTACTACCTTTTTCTACATCAGTGAGACatctgacaaataaaaaaatatataatcagCTCTCAGAGGCATGTTAAGACGACGCATGCAGATAAACGAGTGCCTATAGAGTTGAAGGCAACCTCACTTCTTATTCCTCTGATTCTTGCTTAAGCAAGTGTATGTGAATTTCTGGTGTGACATCACATCGCTCTATCTTTACgactgcaaaaaaaagaaaagaaaaaagtggacaaaagaaaaaacactctGGAAGGtacaaataaaagcatataaaaTATGTGACCGATACCACTGCCATagtgtaaaatgttattttctacAAATGGTGTAGCCTATAAAAGAAACCCTGACACTGCTTCCCCAATGCTTTACTGACTCTGTGCTCCATCTAGTGATGTAGGCTACCGCAGCACTTTGTGTGACAAGCATGACTTTACAATTTGATATGAATATGTTTCAGACATTCATTTGGAGTCTTAGAGTCCCACTTCACCTGTGAATATATTGTATAATCcgtgtatatttacagtgtaaaacatgttatgtTGTACGCTTTTAGCAAAGCATTTTACACCGTGTAAGTTCTACCACTTTACTGTGGCCAAAGTGATGTTACTTCCTGTGTGGTCCTTCCTAAATGGTGATTGCATCATCAGTACTTTGCTCATCCTCAGACAACAATAAAAGATATGGACATATTGATGTGTATTTTTGGCTTTCATCTCATTGTATCCGGCAGGCCTGTGGGGAGATCATGTGTCTGGtcgtgtgaatgtgtgtttctgtctgtccacGGCTAATCTCATAATACTGCACCCGTCAGCCTAATAtcttttgtgcacatttatgacGGTACGCTCAATGACCAccttttattgactgttttatactaAAAGGTTTGGTCCCATCCATACCTGATATGTTATAATCCATTAAAGTTTGGCACGATACGAGGGGATCTTGATTATAAGGGAGCCGAGAGGGACAATTTAGTGAGATTAATTtgagagaagaaagggagacacacctggagGTCTGCACTACCGAGTGGAATTTTCTTGTTACATATTTTTGCAACAACTACCTCCATGTATACGTTATGCTCTGTGGTGGAAGTAGTAATTGCGCTGTATTGTCACTAGGTGGCAAGCAACATACCCACAGAATACTAACCACGGAAATAAGGATACTTACACTGAAATAAATGGTTTtaaaacacagtgaaataaCATATCTTGagtattatctttatttatgcattttcagACTAAATATCCTTTCTTCAATTAAGGCTCAGGCAGTGCAAAGTACCTCAAGGTAAAGTACATTTGAAGTGTTCCTTGCATTTTACTTCATGTAGTACATGCAGTAGGAGTACTGTGCTGTA
Protein-coding sequences here:
- the LOC115012731 gene encoding GTPase IMAP family member 8; amino-acid sequence: MAAVSSASDTGDPRGRHPPERRLLILGGPQSGKTSTANSILGDEVFDVGTETTHSNVGQTEIYGRRVTVVDTPPWAIPRDPEDNTEADNEDNAGAESENPSRPPQSLDNEGPCMGAILCPPGPHAILLVVSVTQPFTDTEKRAADEQLGALGGGTWRYSMVVFTGVDKLPKGVFIEEHIANTGEALQWLVERCGSRYHAFDNTRKETEDNTQVPELMEKVEEMITDNQGWYFEVNELILLEEEQARRALEEERMRMEEHVRQRDQMIGGPPRELRLLLLGWKGVGKSSVGNSILGRRYFESGQETELCLRRQALVSGRRITIVDTPGWDWFSVRRTPKRIRQESQRGAALLRPGPHTLLLVLPVVSSLTARKRRTLLAHIETLFGDSACLHTMVLFSCGDWLGRTPIEEHILRGGRELQRLLEFCGNYYHVLDSKIPGKDRSVSVLLDKMEEMIRENGDKAFLPIQTEWLSEESSYSSDNTEPEDDCRGCQVQ